The sequence CAAGAACATTCTAGGCTTCCAGcaactcttctctcttttttttctccaactctcactgtttttttttacttgattccAAAACATTCGTCCCCAACACAGTCCAGATGGGTCATCTTCGTCCCAAAGCAGTTGGCCCAGCATGGAGCCGTCGCTCATCTTCGTACCCAACGCAGTCTAGATGGGTCAGATGGCTTCTGTCttctgtctttctttttctttttttctttattttttttgcttttattgttatgatttgattaattttaaaattgtgtttttgagtttgtattaTGATAATCTGATTATGCTTGAGCTTAGagattttttagagaaaaattgttgtttttgtaGCCGTTGAGTTTGTAgctgtgagaggagagagaaagattttttttttattgagatgtatgaattttttaagcataaaaatTCATTTGGAGTTGCTACAGTACTTCTCTGTATCTAGAGAAGCACTgtagcaacttcaaaaaaatttgggaaaagctttatttttagagaacCTGTTGGAGTGTGAACAATAGGTGAACAGTAGCATTTTGGAGATGCTCTTAAATCCAACTTTAATAAATGTGACAAtcgggaaggaaaaaaaaaaaaaacaaacaaaacaaaaacatagttGTCTCTTTCACGAATGCCAGTTGtggaaattgaaattttaatggcATGGACGCATCGTTGGACTCTTTGCAAGGACCACCACAACTTCTATTTTCCTCAATGAAAGTGATGTGTATTTCATTacagaaaattttttttcccaagaatGCAATCAGGATGAGTAGGATAACTACAATCTATGCAGTAATAAAACCAGTGTTTTGGATGTCGTTTTTCTTCACAAATATCACAATAATATTCTTCAGAGTCATCTTCAAGAGTGTATTGGAGAGTAAAAGGATGCTCATGTTGTTCATATATTGCGCTATTTGGTAGGGTAGCACATTTAAAGTCCAGAGCAAATGCACAATCAGAACAGCGGAATACATATCCTTCGGAATCACAAACACTACATTTCCCGCGTATTGTTGCATTGGAGAGGATGAGGCGGCGGTGCTCGTGACTATCATGGGTCAGCCTGTCTGAGGTCAAACTACAGTTGACATCAAGGTCAAAGTTGCATTTGTGACAACTATATGAGAAGCCATTGTAGCTACGAAGATCACAAGCATTACAAGAGAACCATTTACCAATACCGTAAGCATTCTTAGAAAGTGTGAGTAGGTGTTGATGAAGTGGGTGCCATTTATTTCTTGGTAATTCAGCACAGAATTTGTGGAGAACGAAGCGGCATTGCGTACAATTATAAAATGGAGTCAAGATGGGCCTTTCGCACCCGTCACACTTGTCGCTATTTTTTAGCTCATGGGTGAGTGTTAGTTCATGTTGATGACTAAAATGTTTAATTTCTGTAGTTATTTCAATTCCTTCTTCTCCCATAATTTTCTTCTTGACAACGTAAGATACTGAGTCAACAGATTCAGGATTGCCATATCTCAGTGCAGTTATTGGCTCAATGGACTCCTTATCTTCATCTTTCAGCACATTTATATTATCCTCGATATCACCATCTGCTGCGCAACTGAGGTGGGCAACAAAAGTGCAACTCGGGCAATAGTAAAACCCATAGTTTGTGTCCACCTTTTCAACACAAAGTAGACAAATCTGGTAGTCAGGCTGGATCTGAGGAAGAGAATACGTGAGGTTAAGAGTGTGTTGGTGACGTACATGTTTGACAGTACGATGTAAAGAAGCACATGTTGGATGAACACAAAATGCGCATGTGAGACATAAGTACGGCGTGTCCTTGCCTTCTTTGCCACAAGCATCACAAGTGAACGTGATTAACTTCCGTAAGAGGGTCAATGAATGATCATGAATCTCGACTTCCATGGTGTGTAGTAAAGGAGGTAATGAAGCACATTTGAGATGCAGGTAAAAGTCGCAGCTTAAACAAAGGTAGTAAAAAGAGGAATTGGACAAGTCAATATGTTCTTTGCAGTGATGGCATATGAGACCATAAGGATATGGCCAAAATTTATTAAGAACAAGAGGATGTTTTCGGTGCAAGGGATGGTGCAACTCACGGGATAGCTCGAAACATGATTTATGAAGGTAAAAGCATTTGCATTCTATACAACGGTAGCTAGAATCCAATATTTCTTCCAGgcacaaataacaaaaagatCTTTCTGTCTTCTCTTCATAGTAGACCAATGGATGCTCGTGGCAAAAATGTTGAACCTCCATCTATATTTCATGAACAAACAATATCTAATTTgtttaggggggaaaaaaaaaaaaaaaacactttataGAACAAGATTGGGTGGTACCCTGAATCCAAATTTAGACAGAGGGAAATATTAGaggatatataattatatacttatatatatacagGATCAGTCTATATTTGAGATGGCGTCGCAACCCTGTTTAATGACTCCAATAATCTCCGGTGCTAGCTGATTGGTATGGGAAACTAAGGGTCAGCCATGCATTGTGagcaaaaaagaaacagagagaaaTTTGAAATGGAGTTGATGATCTGGGTGTGATCAAGTCTTTTAGTCTGGGAGCATATTTTGCCACCGTATGTGAAATATTTAgaatctaaaataattttttccatcTCTAAAATGTAGTTCgcattttcttttaaatcataatttttatttaatttagttatCATAAAAGatattatagtttttatttttattttcaattttgcaaAGTCAAAATGGAAACTCAATGTtagaatatttaattaattctttaaaaCTTTGTGTAATTTCAATTAAGGCTATTCACATGAGAGATGATATATATTGAATAGGGATTATATTCGAATAACACTTTTAAGgtaatttttacaaatattatattgcataataattatttttaaatgatagtttttaatattctgaaatatactaaaaaaaataagcaaatagatttataaattataatacatGATAATCACCTGACGTGACACTTCGTGTGCATAATTAACCAATGGAAGATAATTAATCAAACAATtggattatattaaaaattacatgAGTTATGTAACTTTTATAGGACTTTATTAAAAGTATAAATGAGTAATGtaacttttataaaatttatattaaatgtaactagaacctaattaattttccattaatacattttacaaaaatatatatttttttttaaatggttagataaacttaaattatatatatatatatatatatatatgttgcgAACCCTAGTAACTCGAATCAACTACCTCCGCTCCTCAGAAGCTCATGACTTAGGAAGCTATCAACTTGCCAACTGTGCAGTGGtcaaaaatatattgttaattCCAATGAAATTAACAACTAAAATGAACCCAAAAATTATTGGGATTTAATATTTAAGCAAGCAAAGCTTCCATTgtttctaaataataatagcaaacctctttccaaaaaaaacaaaaatagtaatagCAAACCACATCCACACACGTACAAACAAACTTTCAAACTCAAACTTCAATACTTACAAGAATAAGAATTTAAGTTGGGcttcacaacaacaacaaccacaaaaaaaaacttctcaaacacaaaagaaacgaaacaaagaaagattctcaaaaaaaaaaaaaaaaaaaaaaaaaaaaaaaaaaaaaaaagaagaagaagaaagaaacaaagaaagaggaagGAAACAAGTGAAAATGGAAACTTATCCTCATCGACTTAGATTTATGTTTCATCTTCTCTTTTATTACCAACTCtttactttattttgaattgtaCTCCTATTTGAACTCCAATATAACATTTCCCTTTTCCCCTAATATTTTCTtactaacattttatttttttcattcattgaaGAGAGAAGAGACTTTTATTCATCTCTCTTCAAATTTTCGATCTTCTTATTAATACGTTGCTTTGAACCTATTTATTATCTCTAAAAACAAAGGAAGAATCGGGTGGGCCAGAAGAAGAGTAAAGAATATCCTATTGTTAGCCTCAAGTAAAACCTTATAGTTTCATTTTAAGACGGTTAAATGAGCGgagaaaaagtgaaagaaaaggCAATATCATAAGTACAAGATAACACCATCAAGTGAAAATATAGAAGACTGGAGAAAATGTGAAAGAAAAGCAATAGGACTTGCTATGCAACCTAGGGTCCTATGCTTCTCCCTTAATATGTTACGTTTTCCTCTTCTATATTCTTATTGTCTTAATGTTTCTATTCATTTTGACGataaaaaggaggaaaaagatattaaaaacaGGCAATAGGCCTTGCTAAGCAATTTGGATTCAGATGCTACTCTCCCCCTTCACCATTTGCTTTTCTATATCCTTATTATCATTACATTTTCGTTCACTGACAAGATTTTCCCAATCCTTGTGATTTTTTCATGATAAATGACATTAAGAAACCAATAGACATTAAGGAACtataattttatctttactcCAAATGGATTTAATTATTTCTGAAAAATGACTATTCCAAATAGGAAGTTAGCTTTCTTGTATCTAATCCGGTTAGAGCATTGTTATTCCTATTTactaatttttaacaaaaatggaaaatcttgatattttcaaattttgttaaaaattctaAAACCTTCTAAAAGtatacattttttcaaataatataggaAAAAATGCATTGTTGAATGTTGATATCAACACTTTAGTGATTTTAATCcctataatttaatattatcacttttagtccTATAAAAACTTAAAGTAATCAACTTTAGTCTCCAACAAATGACATGATAACTTTTAAGGGAGTGTAGAATAAGTTATATTAAACACAAAATGCTCTATTAAATAATGTGGAACAATCACcttcttttttagaaacaaatatgCACAcacataagagagagaaaaatgggtaAAAGGTATTGTAAATTCAAGTGCAAATTAACAATCAAATAGACCCAAAATTTATTGCATTCAACATCCATATGGAAAATTT comes from Castanea sativa cultivar Marrone di Chiusa Pesio chromosome 3, ASM4071231v1 and encodes:
- the LOC142628490 gene encoding uncharacterized protein LOC142628490, which translates into the protein MEVEIHDHSLTLLRKLITFTCDACGKEGKDTPYLCLTCAFCVHPTCASLHRTVKHVRHQHTLNLTYSLPQIQPDYQICLLCVEKVDTNYGFYYCPSCTFVAHLSCAADGDIEDNINVLKDEDKESIEPITALRYGNPESVDSVSYVVKKKIMGEEGIEITTEIKHFSHQHELTLTHELKNSDKCDGCERPILTPFYNCTQCRFVLHKFCAELPRNKWHPLHQHLLTLSKNAYGIGKWFSCNACDLRSYNGFSYSCHKCNFDLDVNCSLTSDRLTHDSHEHRRLILSNATIRGKCSVCDSEGYVFRCSDCAFALDFKCATLPNSAIYEQHEHPFTLQYTLEDDSEEYYCDICEEKRHPKHWFYYCIDCSYPTHPDCILGKKNFL